TGCTTTCCTTGGTCGTGGCCGACAGGGCCTCGTCCGCCAGGGCCCGCTCGAACCGGCTTTTCAACTGATCCTCGCCGCGTTCGACCGTGTCGATCATCGAGACCTCGTTGCGCAGCAGGGCGTGGCTGATGTCGCTAAAGGCGCGCTGGGCCTTGGACAGGATGGACCGATCCTCCTCCGGCGATCCGCCGCGCTCGCGCACAGCCGCCTTGAGCTCCTCGGCCACGCGGCGGCGCTCGGACGCCCGCCCTTCGAACCAGTCGCGATAGGCCTCGCCGGGCGCGTTGACCGCGCCCTCATGATAGCCCTGGGCGCTGTCGATCAGCCCCTCGACCAGACCGTTGAGGACCTTGATGTCGTGACTGTTGCCGCTCATCGGAAACCTCCCTTGGCCGTTTCACAGGTTCAATCCCTGCCAGCAGCGAAGGTTGCCGACCTGCCCGCGCTCTACAGCTTGGTGCGTAGAGACCAGAGTTCCGGGAAGCAGCGGCGCTTCAGCGTCTCGACCAGGTAACCCACGCCGTCGGTGCCGCCCGTGCCCTGGCGGCGGCCGATGATGCGCTCGACCGTGACCACGTGCTTATGCCGCCACGTCAGCAGGGCGTCGTCCAGATCGACCAGCTTCTCGGCCAGTTGGTACAGGGGCCACCAGCGCTCGGTGTCGCGATAGACCTCCAGCCAGGCGGCCTCGACGCCCTCGTTCGCCTCATAGGACTGGCTGACGTCGCGGTTCAGCACCGCGTCGGGCACCGGCAGGCCCGCCTTGGCCAGCTGGAGCAAGGCGTCGTCATAAAGGCTGGGCGATTCCAGCGCCGCCTTCAGCGCCGCATGGGCGGCCGGGCGTTCGGCGTGAAAGCGCAGGAAGCGGGGGTCCTTCAGACCCAGCATGGTCTCCAGCCGGCGGAACTGATCGCTCTGGAAGCCCGAGCTGGCGCCCAGGTCGCCGCGGAACT
Above is a window of Brevundimonas naejangsanensis DNA encoding:
- a CDS encoding PA2169 family four-helix-bundle protein encodes the protein MSGNSHDIKVLNGLVEGLIDSAQGYHEGAVNAPGEAYRDWFEGRASERRRVAEELKAAVRERGGSPEEDRSILSKAQRAFSDISHALLRNEVSMIDTVERGEDQLKSRFERALADEALSATTKESIRRAYGEVCAGSDQLSALKHSLAGVGPRSSSEPPGGER
- a CDS encoding tryptophan 2,3-dioxygenase — encoded protein: MTDANDIRGHAIETAKHEPQGVTYAGYLALDDILSAQKPRSDQHDEMLFVIIHQTKELWLKQILHEVALAQSLVRAGDLVPAYKSLARVSRIQSVMTQSWDILATMTPADYLKFRGDLGASSGFQSDQFRRLETMLGLKDPRFLRFHAERPAAHAALKAALESPSLYDDALLQLAKAGLPVPDAVLNRDVSQSYEANEGVEAAWLEVYRDTERWWPLYQLAEKLVDLDDALLTWRHKHVVTVERIIGRRQGTGGTDGVGYLVETLKRRCFPELWSLRTKL